One window of Lytechinus variegatus isolate NC3 chromosome 2, Lvar_3.0, whole genome shotgun sequence genomic DNA carries:
- the LOC121409312 gene encoding uncharacterized protein LOC121409312 has product MLVIMTGLGVLMIKAQLRRDRYAERKLTEDYFTQPSLRDLSARFGGAEMAGVQEMREAAKYAFLSMSDIDTIHSMELFFNRPLPLCRIALPALLSLAFCPLVLYIYSPVARFFWPPGDFPEGVPDINDAIACFLMPAGLVYATSFGFSYQSAMEKQRSLVSIVSGEVSKLDQILVMTSHLTYITLKEKALIYRYVKDEAVTIIRQIQGVCKGSTEDYEGALCSGQIWRIVPILRNSGARQKKWHLDRHILDSLMDHVVGLNSDSSERYEVMMTRIHPLKWLFLEALGFFAFFGVLLLDAESYRMELAMCIMTVFSITILCYVVADLDSPFNGFFRVNLSALPDIVDKASFFYERAIEGKHVDGPADPGPLTTENSIESAGDLGMVKKTSSHSINEVVLESYDHDHAV; this is encoded by the exons GTCTGGGTGTACTCATGATAAAGGCACAATTAAGACGAGACCGTTATGCAGAAAGAAAACTAACTGAAGATTACTTTACGCAGCCCAGTCTCCGGGATCTATCCGCAAGATTCGGGGGTGCTGAGATGGCGGGAGTTCAAGAGATGAGAGAAGCAGCTAAATATGCTT ttttgagTATGTCTGACATCGATACGATCCATAGTATGGAGTTGTTTTTCAACCGCCCTCTACCGCTGTGTCGTATAGCCTTACCTGCTCTCCTCTCTCTAGCATTCTGCCCACTTGTTCTTTACATCTATTCTCCTGTTGCTCGTTTCTTCTGGCCTCCGGGGGACTTTCCCGAGGGCGTACCCGACATCAATGACGCCATCG CTTGCTTTCTCATGCCTGCCGGTTTGGTTTATGC AACATCTTTTGGTTTTTCTTACCAATCTGCGATGGAGAAACAACGTTCACTCGTTAGCATCGTCTCGGGAGAAGTCTCCAAACTCGACCAGATTCTCGTTATGACGTCACATCTGACGTATATCACACTGAAGGAGAAGGCACTG atCTATCGGTATGTGAAAGATGAAGCAGTCACAATAATTCGTCAGATTCAAGGCGTTTGTAAAGGAAGCACAGAAGATTACGAGGGCGCCCTCTGCAGTGGACAAATCTGGAGG ATCGTTCCTATCTTAAGGAATTCTGGAGCAAGACAAAAGAAGTGGCATTTGGACAGACATATTCTG GATAGTTTAATGGATCACGTGGTTGGATTAAACTCGGATTCATCAGAGAGATATGAAGTAATGATGACCCGGATTCATCCATTGAAATGGCTCTTCCTTGAAGCTCTTGGATTCTTTGCTTTCTTCGGTGTTCTTCTTCTTGAT GCTGAATCGTATCGCATGGAGCTTGCTATGTGTATAATGACTGTATTTAGTATTACTATCCTCTGTTACGTGGTCGCTGATCTCGACTCACCCTTCAATGGATTCTTCAGG GTGAATCTTTCAGCTCTACCCGACATCGTCGACAAAGCAAGCTTTTTCTACGAGCGCGCCATCGAAGGCAAGCACGTTGACGGTCCCGCTGATCCCGGACCATTGACAACTGAGAATTCTATTGAATCGGCAGGAGATCTAGGGATGGTCAAGAAAACAAGCTCACATAGTATTAATGAAGTAGTCCTCGAATCTTACGATCATGACCATGCTGTTTGA